The following proteins are co-located in the Candidatus Bathyarchaeota archaeon genome:
- a CDS encoding GNAT family N-acetyltransferase encodes MMDSSSIREARVEDVPDIVDMIRAGSDEGMFHSQGFSLEELRKSFRKFAFEERLEGYQVLVYRVGSTIVGYIDYRVRRGVGHILGIYVKQDYRRKGFGKQLMEKTFFDCKKKGCHKTRLEVFAHNKVAAKFYRHLGFDQEGFLHKDEEKKDMIILSKFFHKS; translated from the coding sequence TTGATGGATTCTAGTTCAATAAGAGAAGCTAGAGTTGAAGATGTTCCAGATATTGTTGACATGATAAGGGCTGGTTCGGATGAGGGGATGTTTCATTCTCAAGGTTTTTCATTGGAAGAGCTAAGGAAATCATTTAGAAAATTTGCCTTTGAGGAAAGATTAGAGGGCTATCAAGTTCTAGTTTATCGGGTTGGAAGCACAATTGTGGGTTATATTGATTATCGGGTGAGAAGGGGAGTAGGACACATTCTGGGCATCTATGTGAAGCAAGACTACAGAAGGAAAGGTTTTGGAAAGCAGCTTATGGAAAAAACATTTTTTGATTGTAAAAAGAAAGGCTGTCACAAGACAAGGCTAGAAGTCTTTGCACACAACAAAGTAGCAGCTAAGTTCTATAGACATCTTGGCTTTGATCAAGAAGGCTTCCTCCATAAGGATGAAGAGAAGAAAGACATGATAATACTAAGCAAGTTTTTCCACAAGTCATAA